The Desulfovulcanus ferrireducens genomic sequence CCTTAGCTCTCTGTATGGGCAAGACAACAAGCAGGTCTGTCCTTTTCCTTCCGGGTCATATTCACTTAATCTTTCCACCGCTATTAACTATCCGAAGCAAAAAGCTCCGCTGCAAGGGATATAATTTTATAATGTATGATCCAGCACTGATGATGTCTATTCTTGCTGGATTTTTTGAATCCATTATGTCTTATGATAAGTTTTTTTACAAATAATTTAAATAGATTGCATGTGTCTAGACTGCAGTTTATTCTGTATTGATGTCAGGTATTAAGAAATGTTTAAATTAGTGGTTGACAAATTTAGATAGTTGGTTGAGGTATGATGTATAATAGTAATTTTTTTTATTTTTTATTTTTTATTTTCATATAAAAATTTTTATAATAATATGTATAAACGTATTCAAAACTCTTTTTATAACATATCTTATGTGTAATAATTTTTGATAATATTCATAGCGAAAAAGATATGTTGTTCATCGTAGAAATTTTCTTTAATCGCTAATGTTAGTATAGGTGGAATTAATATAAAGTTAAAGTTATCAGTTGTAGTGTCTATAGGTTTGAATTAGTCAGGAGTTATATTTATATTATTGTGGGGATGACCTCCTTATCTCCGAACTTTTGCATACTCTTGTGTAAGGTATATTTATGTTTATGGATTTGGCTACAGGGTTTTAACGGTTTTCACTGTCTTGTCTGGGTATTCTGTGGCAACTATAGCCTATTAACGCTAAAAGATTATCGAGCTGACTTTTTGGGCTGAATTTGGGCGCAGCTTGCCTATACGCCTCGAAAATGACGTTTAGAAAAGGGGGTACCCTGATTACGTCATTCTGAGCGAAGCGAAGAATCTCGTTTGCTACGTTAGAGATTCTTCGGTCGTTTCACTCCCTCAGAATGACGAGGAGTGGGAAATATTTTTGGATTGAAACAACTCGCGGAAACATCACCCTTTGGGCGGCGGATTGAGAAAACGGTTGAGGAAATCAAGGATCACGAAACCAAGGTCAAGATTTACACCTATGTTTACGACAACGAGGATATCATCCTTGAGATTCTGACCAGGTCAAAGGGCAAAAAAATTGAGACCAGCCGGTACATCCACGGCCCTGGTATTGATGAGCCATTGGCCATCGAACAGAACGGCAAGGTTTATTTTTATCATGCCGATGGTCTGGGCAGCATCATCACTCTCAGCGACCACAAAGGCAAGGTGGTGCAGAGTTATGAATATTCTGCCTTTGGCGAATTGAAACACCACGGCAACAAGGTCAAGAACAGTTACACTTATACCGGCAGGGAGTGGGATAAGGAGACAGGGCTATATTTCTACCGGGCGAGGTATTATGAGCCAACTATAGGCCGCTTCATCTCCAAGAATCAAACAGTGTTTGCCGGTGGAGTTAATTTCTATGCTTATGTGTGGTGTTCCGGTTAATAGGGTGGATCTGTGGGGATTATTTAGTGATGGAATGGGCAAAGGTGGAAATTTTTTTGGACATAGTGATTTTTCTGAATTCTTAAGAGTGTTTCATCAAAAAAGTTGAACAGTAAACTGTTTAAATGATATTTTTTAAGGATCGGCTGAGTGATTTTAATATATTGAATTGCTTCAATATTTGGTAGGGTTGTGAGTTGTTTTTGCAAGCTGCGTAACTTCCGGTTGACTAGCTTTTGCGGGAAGTTATTTTTTTCAACATATCTTTTCCAATAATTTTTATAAATTTTAATGTAATATAGTCTGATATATTGCCTGTGCCTTTATTGAATTGTTTCAGCATGGAATGCATTATCGCGTATGCAAGCCACGAGATAACACAAAATATTACAATACTGAAAAAATATTGAAAGCTACTGTTGCGAAACAACCAGGAAAAGCCATGTTCCATAAAATACAGGTTGATGCCAAAAATACCTGTGACAACGGTTAGGGGCAGGAAAACTGCACCCAGTGCTGTTAAGGTATTCATTTTCTGGTTTTCCAGGCGATCCTGTGTCAGGCTGACGTATTCGTAAAGTTCTTTTATTTCTCCCTGGAGCTCTTTTAAGCCGTCCTTTAGATCCATATTTTTTACAGCCATGTCATACATTTCTATGCCCTGGTCTTGAGGAGTGATTTCTGTAAACCAGAGTAGGTTGATGAAGCTGATGTATGCCGCGTGAAGCTCAGATACTTTCTCTGATATTTCTTTTATTTCCGGTTCATCTCTGGTTTTATCTTTGTTTGTTTGCAGATTTTTTAATTTGTGTATCTCATGACTAATTTTTGCCACACGGTCTGAAAACCTGAGCAAGCTGGCGCGTTGGGTTAGAAGGATGGCAGCCATCTGGGCATAGTGCCTGCGCATATGCTCTCGAATTACATTGCAACGAAAATCTGACCTGGGACTCAGGCAAACGAGACTTGTGCGGCTAAGACCATAAAAGGTTCCTTCTGACTCGGTTATCCATCGTGTGTAGGTGCTATCGGTTAGAATTTTTTTGCGTAATTTTTCGTTGGGACAGGTTACAGATTGGCCGTCTGAGAAAATAAATCTAAACCATTTATCAGAAGTTTCATAAGCCAGACCACCATCCTTTGTGGGTTTCACCAGTTCCCGGGCCAGAGAATCAGAGCCGTGCCAGCAGACCACGAACATGCGGTCATCAATAACAGGCTCATAAACCATCTTGCCTTTGTCTTTTTCTTTTGGATTGGTTGTAAAATCGTTGCCTAGCAATTTTTGGATATAGCTAGCCGTTACCAGGTGGTCTTTCTGAAATTCATCTTCTGAAAAGTTTTCAATGACAGGGTCTTCTCCGAGGCCAAAATCTACTTCTATTTTATCTGCCAGGAAGGCTTTTTTTGTACATTTTATGCCACCATCTTCTTCTTTACCCAGAAATTGTGGATAAATGCGTCTGCCATAATCGTTAATTTTGATTATGTCGTCAAAGTTGTGGTAATCATGATTTTCCAGTTCCAGTGCTAAAATACCAACCTGGGTTTCAACGATGCGCAGGCTGATTTTTTTGATTTTAAGTTCATAGATTTCCTGTTTATTATCTTTATTATTAATATAGATTTTAAAGACAGGATTTTCTCCCAGGGGATAGTTGAAATATCTCATAACGCCATTT encodes the following:
- a CDS encoding CorA family divalent cation transporter gives rise to the protein MAEKNVISHHIFMFPFTIDANSASFLEKVENSLLKNRWERKGFSPQDNNARYSEFFYFHTFVRDVIFDRANLQDQNGVMRYFNYPLGENPVFKIYINNKDNKQEIYELKIKKISLRIVETQVGILALELENHDYHNFDDIIKINDYGRRIYPQFLGKEEDGGIKCTKKAFLADKIEVDFGLGEDPVIENFSEDEFQKDHLVTASYIQKLLGNDFTTNPKEKDKGKMVYEPVIDDRMFVVCWHGSDSLARELVKPTKDGGLAYETSDKWFRFIFSDGQSVTCPNEKLRKKILTDSTYTRWITESEGTFYGLSRTSLVCLSPRSDFRCNVIREHMRRHYAQMAAILLTQRASLLRFSDRVAKISHEIHKLKNLQTNKDKTRDEPEIKEISEKVSELHAAYISFINLLWFTEITPQDQGIEMYDMAVKNMDLKDGLKELQGEIKELYEYVSLTQDRLENQKMNTLTALGAVFLPLTVVTGIFGINLYFMEHGFSWLFRNSSFQYFFSIVIFCVISWLAYAIMHSMLKQFNKGTGNISDYITLKFIKIIGKDMLKKITSRKS
- a CDS encoding RHS repeat domain-containing protein translates to MGNIFGLKQLAETSPFGRRIEKTVEEIKDHETKVKIYTYVYDNEDIILEILTRSKGKKIETSRYIHGPGIDEPLAIEQNGKVYFYHADGLGSIITLSDHKGKVVQSYEYSAFGELKHHGNKVKNSYTYTGREWDKETGLYFYRARYYEPTIGRFISKNQTVFAGGVNFYAYVWCSG